Proteins from a single region of Chrysemys picta bellii isolate R12L10 chromosome 9, ASM1138683v2, whole genome shotgun sequence:
- the STRIT1 gene encoding sarcoplasmic/endoplasmic reticulum calcium ATPase regulator DWORF, with the protein MAELGEIPYSRLVVPALLVVGWIVGCVLMVYIVFS; encoded by the coding sequence GGGAAATCCCATACTCACGTCTTGTTGTACCTGCACTTCTCGTGGTTGGCTGGATTGTGGGTTGTGTGTTAATGGTTTACATAGTCTTCTCTTGA